In Stenotrophomonas sp. 169, one DNA window encodes the following:
- a CDS encoding STAS domain-containing protein: MDRIPILQMGDLLLVTIQVDMHDQLALTLQDDLTEKIQRTSARGVLIDISALDIVDSFIGRMISTISALARIMDATTVVVGMQPAVAITLVELGLDLRGVRTALNVERGMKLLQQRDADS; encoded by the coding sequence ATGGATCGCATCCCGATCCTGCAGATGGGCGATCTGCTGCTGGTGACCATCCAGGTGGACATGCACGACCAGTTGGCGCTGACCCTGCAGGATGACCTCACCGAGAAGATCCAGCGCACCTCCGCACGTGGCGTGCTGATCGACATTTCGGCGCTGGATATCGTCGACTCGTTCATCGGCCGCATGATTTCGACGATCTCCGCGCTGGCCCGCATCATGGATGCGACCACCGTGGTGGTGGGCATGCAGCCGGCGGTGGCCATCACCCTGGTGGAGCTGGGCCTGGACCTGCGCGGTGTGCGTACCGCGCTGAACGTCGAGCGCGGGATGAAGCTGCTCCAGCAACGCGACGCCGACTCATGA
- a CDS encoding ATP-binding protein, with product MIADSGSIPVRIEQDVVVARQTVRQLAVAFGLRLVDQTKLVTAASELARNAVIYGGGGDMHWTTVERGVRKGIQLVFSDQGPGIPDQVKALTDGWSSGSGMGLGLSGSRRLVDDFALDSAPGEGTRVTITKWT from the coding sequence ATGATCGCCGACAGCGGTTCCATTCCCGTGCGCATCGAACAGGACGTGGTCGTGGCCCGGCAGACGGTCCGCCAGCTGGCCGTGGCGTTCGGTCTGCGGCTGGTCGACCAGACCAAGCTGGTCACCGCCGCCAGCGAGCTGGCACGCAATGCGGTGATCTACGGCGGCGGCGGCGACATGCACTGGACCACCGTCGAGCGCGGCGTCCGCAAAGGCATCCAGCTGGTATTCTCCGACCAGGGCCCGGGCATCCCGGACCAGGTGAAGGCACTCACCGACGGCTGGTCGTCGGGTTCCGGAATGGGCCTCGGCCTGTCCGGGTCGCGGCGGCTGGTGGATGATTTCGCGCTGGACAGCGCGCCCGGCGAAGGCACACGGGTCACGATCACCAAATGGACCTGA
- a CDS encoding ATP-binding protein → MDLNFSGPVTRVVTIEETTQVGQARREALSLASQAGFNEGDAGRVALAATELATNLWRHGGGGRMYLSVIAGHDGPGVELCTIDRGPGFVLAQALQDGYSTGGSQGLGMGVIARQSRVMDVWSDDRGTVVLARIHAERAPRNADLAYGAVRLPIKHEDACGDAWHLQVQARQLTLTMIDGLGHGVLAAAASEAGVRASALAPAGEGAVDRIARLHAGLSGSRGGAAAVACLSLDNGAIDFAGVGNIAGSLLIADTSRGMASMPGIVGVQYRKAQAFALHAPAGTLMVMHSDGLQARWSMRDYPGLQHRHPALVVAVLHRDFDRGRDDVCVVALRAGAFE, encoded by the coding sequence ATGGACCTGAACTTTTCCGGCCCTGTCACCCGCGTTGTCACCATCGAAGAAACCACCCAGGTCGGCCAGGCACGACGCGAAGCACTGTCGCTGGCGAGCCAGGCCGGATTCAACGAGGGGGATGCCGGACGCGTTGCGCTGGCCGCTACCGAGCTGGCCACGAATCTGTGGCGCCATGGCGGCGGTGGCCGCATGTATCTTTCCGTGATCGCCGGCCACGACGGCCCTGGCGTGGAGCTGTGCACGATCGATCGCGGCCCGGGGTTCGTGCTCGCGCAGGCCCTGCAGGACGGCTACTCGACCGGTGGCAGCCAAGGCTTGGGCATGGGCGTGATCGCCCGTCAGTCACGGGTCATGGACGTGTGGAGCGATGACCGCGGCACGGTCGTGCTAGCACGCATCCATGCCGAGCGCGCCCCACGCAATGCGGACCTTGCCTACGGTGCCGTTCGCCTGCCGATCAAGCACGAAGACGCCTGCGGCGATGCATGGCACCTGCAGGTGCAGGCCCGCCAGCTGACCTTGACCATGATCGACGGGCTGGGCCACGGCGTACTGGCCGCCGCGGCGTCTGAAGCCGGGGTGCGCGCATCAGCACTGGCGCCAGCGGGCGAGGGTGCCGTGGACCGCATCGCACGCCTGCATGCCGGGCTTTCCGGCTCGCGCGGGGGAGCGGCGGCGGTGGCCTGCCTGTCGCTGGACAACGGCGCGATCGACTTCGCCGGCGTGGGCAACATCGCCGGCAGCCTGCTGATCGCCGACACGTCGCGCGGCATGGCGTCCATGCCCGGCATCGTCGGCGTGCAGTACCGCAAGGCCCAGGCATTTGCCCTTCACGCACCGGCTGGCACGCTGATGGTGATGCACAGCGACGGGCTCCAGGCGCGTTGGAGCATGCGTGATTACCCGGGGCTGCAGCATCGCCACCCCGCGTTGGTGGTGGCCGTGCTGCACCGTGATTTTGATCGTGGTCGCGACGATGTCTGCGTCGTCGCGCTGCGTGCAGGAGCGTTTGAATGA
- a CDS encoding HAMP domain-containing sensor histidine kinase produces the protein MTVNDVPDPQELERLRQENEALRAELDETNQGVVALYGELDQQAEQLRQVSELKSRFLSYMSHEFRTPLGSILSMTRLLTDGMDGELSSGQRQQVTFISNAASELREMVDDLLDLAKIEAGRITISPGWFDLMDLFTALRGMFRPLLEGNQIDLEFVAPPRLPMLYTDDKKLAQILRNYISNALKFTPRGRVVVSAQMEGTDAVRFSVHDTGIGIPLDMQAALFEDFMQVDSPLQKRLRGTGLGLSLCKRFATLLGGHVGMNSVPGEGSEFFVVLPVKLVASAEVPRAAE, from the coding sequence ATGACCGTCAACGACGTGCCGGACCCGCAGGAGCTCGAGCGGCTGCGGCAGGAAAACGAAGCGCTGCGCGCAGAGCTGGACGAAACCAACCAGGGCGTGGTGGCGCTGTATGGCGAGCTGGACCAGCAGGCCGAACAACTGCGCCAGGTGTCCGAGCTGAAAAGCCGTTTCCTGTCCTACATGAGCCATGAATTCCGCACCCCGCTGGGGTCGATCCTGAGCATGACCCGGCTTTTGACCGATGGCATGGACGGCGAGCTGAGCAGCGGCCAGCGGCAGCAGGTGACCTTCATCAGCAACGCGGCCAGCGAGCTGCGCGAGATGGTCGATGACCTGCTGGACCTGGCCAAGATCGAGGCGGGGCGGATCACCATCTCGCCGGGCTGGTTCGATCTGATGGACCTGTTCACCGCGCTGCGCGGCATGTTCCGGCCGCTGCTGGAGGGCAACCAGATCGACCTGGAGTTCGTTGCCCCGCCGCGGCTGCCGATGCTGTACACCGATGACAAGAAGCTGGCGCAGATCCTGCGCAACTACATCTCCAATGCCTTGAAGTTCACCCCGCGTGGCCGGGTGGTGGTTTCCGCGCAGATGGAGGGAACCGATGCGGTGCGCTTCAGCGTGCATGACACCGGCATCGGCATCCCCCTCGACATGCAGGCGGCGTTGTTCGAAGACTTCATGCAGGTGGATTCGCCGTTGCAGAAGCGCCTGCGTGGCACCGGCCTGGGGCTGTCGCTGTGCAAGCGTTTCGCCACCCTGCTCGGTGGCCATGTCGGCATGAACAGCGTGCCGGGAGAGGGCTCGGAGTTCTTCGTGGTGCTGCCGGTGAAGCTGGTGGCCAGCGCGGAGGTGCCCCGTGCAGCAGAGTGA
- a CDS encoding response regulator, translating to MQQSDRLLVVDDNIATRYSVRRVLEHHGYQVDEAGTGQEGLDAVAASDYAALVLDVNLPDMSGFDVVRELRAQPRTALLPIVHVSAASISTGDMITGLDAGADGYLVHPVDPDVLLATLRSLLRARRAEDALREAEARFGEIFRQINAPIAVLDAELKVHDANEAFVRLLGSQAATGMPLERLGNAGEFIDGLRDALHRRERWQGTVALPNPAGNPRMTQWRLTPYQQPDLGLVVVEDITAHHERDREQRRELAYQIAERERTEAELLQAQKMDALGQLTGGIAHDFNNLLTTIISGLDMIELAASTGKLERLGRYTEAASSSATRAAALTQRMLAFARKQPLDPRPFNVSACIHSLEDLLRRTIGENIELEFELGDEPLVALADPNQFESVVLNLVINARDALGGNGLIRIRGERARVDGDYALAAGDYISVKVMDNGSGIEAHLLKKVFEPFFTTKPQGEGTGLGLSMTYGFARQSGGVARISSEPGVGTEVELLLPLGDAARILPVDAHRDTPSGRLERVLVVDDTDSVRQMVQDMLREAGYDVVAVGDARQALRELRDDDSIALLLSDVGLPGMNGRELADAARELRPRLPVLFITGYTERATVRNEFLGPGMALLPKPFNLSELLRAVSVALR from the coding sequence GTGCAGCAGAGTGACCGGCTGCTGGTGGTGGACGACAACATCGCCACGCGCTATTCGGTGCGACGCGTGCTGGAACACCACGGCTACCAGGTAGACGAAGCAGGCACCGGCCAGGAGGGACTGGATGCCGTGGCCGCCAGCGACTACGCGGCGTTGGTGCTGGATGTGAACCTGCCGGACATGAGCGGTTTCGACGTGGTGCGCGAACTGCGTGCGCAGCCGCGTACGGCGCTGCTGCCGATCGTGCATGTGTCCGCGGCTTCGATCAGCACCGGTGACATGATCACCGGCCTGGACGCCGGCGCGGACGGCTATCTGGTGCACCCGGTGGACCCGGACGTGCTGCTCGCCACACTGCGCAGCCTGCTGCGGGCACGGCGTGCCGAAGATGCCCTGCGCGAGGCCGAGGCGCGTTTCGGCGAGATATTCCGCCAGATCAATGCACCGATCGCCGTGCTGGATGCGGAACTGAAGGTACACGACGCCAACGAGGCGTTCGTCCGGCTGCTGGGAAGCCAGGCGGCGACGGGCATGCCGCTGGAACGGCTGGGCAATGCAGGCGAGTTCATCGATGGCCTGCGGGATGCGCTGCATCGGCGCGAACGTTGGCAAGGCACCGTGGCGCTGCCCAATCCGGCGGGCAACCCGCGCATGACCCAGTGGCGGCTGACCCCGTATCAACAGCCGGACCTGGGCCTGGTGGTGGTGGAAGACATCACCGCCCACCACGAGCGCGACCGCGAACAGCGCCGCGAGCTGGCCTACCAGATCGCCGAGCGCGAACGGACCGAAGCCGAGCTGCTGCAAGCGCAGAAAATGGATGCGCTGGGCCAGCTGACCGGCGGCATCGCGCATGATTTCAACAACCTGTTGACCACGATCATTTCCGGCCTGGACATGATCGAGCTGGCGGCCAGCACCGGCAAGCTGGAGCGCCTGGGGCGCTATACCGAAGCAGCGTCCAGTTCCGCCACGCGCGCGGCGGCGCTGACCCAGCGCATGCTGGCGTTTGCCCGCAAACAGCCGCTGGATCCGCGTCCATTCAATGTCAGTGCCTGCATTCACTCGCTGGAGGACCTGCTGCGGCGGACCATCGGTGAGAACATCGAGCTCGAGTTCGAGCTGGGTGACGAGCCGTTGGTCGCGCTGGCCGATCCGAACCAGTTCGAAAGCGTGGTGCTGAACCTGGTGATCAATGCGCGCGATGCGCTGGGCGGAAACGGGCTGATCCGCATCCGCGGCGAGCGCGCACGGGTGGACGGCGATTACGCATTGGCGGCCGGTGACTACATCAGCGTCAAGGTGATGGACAACGGCAGTGGCATCGAGGCGCATCTGCTGAAGAAGGTGTTCGAGCCCTTCTTCACCACCAAGCCGCAGGGCGAGGGCACCGGGCTGGGCCTGTCGATGACGTATGGTTTCGCACGTCAGAGTGGCGGCGTGGCGCGCATCAGCAGCGAGCCCGGCGTGGGTACCGAAGTGGAGCTGCTGCTGCCGTTGGGCGATGCCGCGCGGATACTGCCGGTGGACGCGCACCGCGATACACCCAGCGGACGGCTGGAGCGCGTGCTGGTGGTGGACGATACCGACTCGGTGCGTCAGATGGTGCAGGACATGCTGCGCGAGGCCGGCTATGACGTGGTGGCCGTAGGTGATGCACGCCAGGCGCTGCGCGAACTGCGCGATGACGACAGCATCGCACTGCTGTTGTCCGATGTCGGCCTGCCGGGCATGAATGGACGCGAGCTGGCCGATGCCGCGCGGGAGCTCAGGCCACGCCTGCCGGTGCTGTTCATCACCGGCTATACCGAGCGCGCGACAGTCCGCAATGAGTTCCTGGGGCCGGGTATGGCGTTGCTGCCGAAGCCGTTCAACCTGTCCGAGCTGCTGCGTGCGGTGAGTGTCGCGTTGCGCTGA
- a CDS encoding GntR family transcriptional regulator: protein MPLAPGPRRSNRRVPLYEEVAEQLRQKIYDYLLPPGEWIDEPALAEELGISRTPLRESLKLLAAEGLVQIDAGRGSRVTRLTLEDLNQLFPVMAMLEGRCAHDAVRRIDDDGIAHLQALHDAMESAAASGDLADYYRNNYLIHESLQTHAGNPWLIRVTHDLHRILKMHRGRQLLTPGRMAQSLAEHRELMACISRRDAQAAEATMNRHLLSQGEALAAYVAAGGQLNVPAPLPREGGI from the coding sequence ATGCCCTTGGCCCCCGGCCCCCGCAGAAGCAACCGTCGCGTGCCGCTCTACGAAGAGGTCGCCGAACAGCTGCGGCAGAAGATCTACGACTATCTGCTGCCACCGGGTGAGTGGATCGACGAACCGGCCTTGGCGGAAGAGCTGGGCATCAGCCGTACGCCGCTGCGCGAAAGCCTGAAGCTGCTCGCTGCCGAGGGCCTGGTGCAGATCGACGCGGGCCGTGGCAGCCGGGTGACGCGGCTCACGCTGGAAGATCTGAATCAACTGTTCCCGGTGATGGCGATGCTGGAAGGCCGCTGCGCGCACGACGCCGTGCGGCGCATCGACGATGACGGCATCGCGCATCTGCAGGCACTGCACGACGCCATGGAAAGTGCTGCGGCAAGCGGCGACCTGGCGGACTACTACCGCAACAACTACCTGATCCACGAATCATTGCAGACCCATGCCGGCAACCCCTGGCTTATCCGGGTGACCCATGATCTGCACCGCATCCTGAAAATGCACCGGGGCCGGCAGTTGCTGACGCCCGGGCGCATGGCCCAGTCCTTGGCCGAGCATCGCGAACTGATGGCCTGCATCAGCCGCCGCGACGCGCAGGCGGCGGAAGCGACGATGAACCGTCACCTGCTCAGCCAGGGTGAAGCACTGGCCGCCTATGTGGCCGCCGGGGGGCAACTCAATGTGCCCGCCCCGCTGCCACGCGAAGGCGGCATCTAA
- a CDS encoding SLC13 family permease, with protein sequence MSPEIATIIGLVIMFIVATALPINMGAVGFALAFIVGGIWVGMDGKEVLAGFPGDLFLTLVGITYLFAIAQKNGTIDLLVHWAVKAVRGHIVAIPWVMFVVTAVLTAFGALGPAAVAIIGPVALRFAKQYRINPLMMGLLVIHGAQAGGFSPISVYGGITNQVVQKAGLEVTEMAVFLTSLGFNTLMAFICFFAFGGIALMRRGPEVAAEPMVAGVQASSRQFAIEGHGAVVSAGGGTLSNDPLALEEVRLNRDRLITLIGLLGLGVAALVYDLNVGLVAITVAVAIALASPSAQKGAVDGISWSTVLLISGVVTYVAVLQKAGAVDFVGHGVGAIGIPLLGALLVCYVGGIVSAFASSAAVLGATIPLAVPFLMQGHLSAAGVICALAVSSTVVDVSPFSTNGALVVASAAKEEREALFRRFLVYSGLVVAFGPLLAWLLFVVPGWM encoded by the coding sequence ATGAGTCCAGAAATCGCAACGATCATCGGACTGGTGATCATGTTCATCGTGGCCACGGCCCTGCCCATCAACATGGGCGCCGTCGGCTTTGCATTGGCGTTCATCGTCGGCGGCATATGGGTCGGGATGGACGGAAAGGAAGTGCTGGCCGGCTTCCCGGGTGACCTGTTCCTGACCCTGGTCGGCATCACGTATCTGTTCGCGATCGCGCAGAAGAACGGCACCATCGACCTGCTGGTGCATTGGGCGGTGAAAGCCGTGCGCGGCCACATCGTGGCCATTCCCTGGGTGATGTTCGTGGTCACTGCGGTGCTGACGGCCTTCGGCGCCCTGGGCCCCGCTGCGGTCGCGATCATCGGGCCGGTCGCGCTGCGCTTTGCCAAGCAGTACCGGATCAATCCGCTGATGATGGGCCTGCTGGTGATCCATGGCGCGCAGGCCGGCGGTTTCTCGCCGATCAGCGTGTACGGTGGCATCACCAACCAGGTCGTGCAGAAGGCCGGGCTGGAAGTCACGGAAATGGCCGTGTTCCTGACCAGCCTGGGCTTCAACACCTTGATGGCCTTCATCTGCTTCTTTGCGTTCGGCGGCATCGCGCTGATGCGCCGCGGACCCGAGGTTGCAGCCGAGCCGATGGTCGCCGGCGTGCAGGCGTCGTCGCGGCAGTTCGCCATTGAAGGCCATGGCGCGGTGGTCAGTGCCGGCGGTGGCACGCTGTCCAACGATCCCCTGGCACTGGAAGAAGTGCGGCTCAACCGCGACCGCCTGATCACCTTGATCGGCCTGCTCGGCCTGGGTGTTGCCGCACTGGTCTACGACCTCAACGTGGGCCTCGTCGCGATCACCGTAGCGGTGGCCATCGCGTTGGCTTCGCCGAGTGCACAGAAGGGCGCGGTGGATGGCATCAGCTGGTCCACGGTGCTGTTGATCAGCGGTGTGGTCACCTACGTTGCGGTGCTGCAGAAGGCCGGTGCGGTCGATTTCGTGGGCCATGGCGTGGGCGCCATCGGCATCCCGCTGCTCGGCGCGCTGCTGGTCTGCTACGTGGGTGGCATCGTCTCGGCATTCGCCTCGTCGGCTGCCGTGTTGGGCGCCACCATCCCGTTGGCGGTGCCGTTCCTGATGCAGGGCCATCTCAGCGCGGCGGGTGTGATCTGTGCGCTGGCGGTGTCTTCCACGGTGGTGGATGTCAGCCCGTTCTCGACCAATGGTGCGCTGGTGGTGGCATCGGCCGCGAAGGAAGAACGCGAAGCCCTGTTCCGCCGCTTCCTGGTGTACAGCGGGCTGGTCGTGGCCTTCGGTCCGCTGCTGGCATGGCTGTTGTTCGTGGTGCCGGGCTGGATGTAA
- the mdcH gene encoding malonate decarboxylase subunit epsilon → MTLALLCPGQGGQQPGMFDRLAASAAAAPMLQVLAQLLGAAPATLAADPDRFRNAIAQPLVCAAALGHWLALRDHLPPPRVVAGYSAGELAAHAVAGSLEPAQCLQLAIDRAAIMDAAAPADGGLLAVIGLERAVIDVLCRDHGVFVAIVNGDDHVVLGGQRPALDALQAVAESRGARSVPLPVSVPAHTPLLASAAAAFAQRLAVTELHAPRTRLLAGIDGRSVVTVEQVRRSLAEQIEQTVQWQTVMQQAVEHGARVFLELGPGSALSRRVRELHPQLQARAVEEFHTLEGVLEWVEAACARA, encoded by the coding sequence ATGACGCTCGCGCTCCTGTGCCCCGGCCAGGGCGGACAGCAGCCCGGCATGTTCGATCGCCTTGCCGCGTCGGCGGCCGCCGCGCCCATGCTGCAGGTGCTTGCGCAGCTGCTCGGTGCGGCACCGGCCACGCTGGCGGCGGACCCGGACCGGTTCCGCAATGCCATCGCTCAACCCCTTGTCTGTGCGGCGGCGCTGGGCCACTGGCTCGCCCTTCGCGATCACCTCCCTCCCCCACGGGTGGTGGCCGGCTACAGCGCGGGCGAACTCGCCGCCCACGCGGTGGCTGGCAGCCTGGAGCCGGCGCAGTGCCTGCAACTGGCCATCGACCGCGCGGCGATCATGGACGCCGCAGCGCCCGCCGACGGCGGACTGCTGGCGGTGATCGGGCTGGAGCGCGCCGTCATCGACGTGCTGTGCCGCGATCACGGTGTCTTCGTCGCCATCGTCAACGGCGACGACCACGTCGTGCTGGGGGGACAACGCCCTGCGCTGGATGCGCTGCAGGCCGTAGCCGAGTCCCGTGGCGCGCGCAGCGTGCCGCTGCCGGTGTCGGTGCCGGCGCACACCCCCCTACTGGCCAGCGCGGCGGCGGCGTTCGCCCAGCGTCTTGCGGTGACCGAGCTGCATGCGCCGCGCACCCGGTTGTTGGCCGGCATCGACGGTCGCAGCGTGGTCACCGTGGAACAGGTCCGTCGATCACTGGCGGAGCAGATCGAACAGACCGTGCAGTGGCAGACCGTCATGCAGCAGGCCGTCGAACACGGTGCCCGCGTGTTCCTGGAGCTCGGCCCGGGCAGTGCATTGAGCCGGCGCGTCCGTGAGCTGCATCCGCAGCTGCAGGCACGCGCGGTGGAAGAGTTCCACACGCTGGAGGGCGTGCTGGAGTGGGTGGAGGCGGCCTGTGCGCGCGCATGA
- the mdcB gene encoding triphosphoribosyl-dephospho-CoA synthase MdcB, which produces MNALAISCPSPLSRAPAHRLGRMAIAALHAELACSPKPGLVTPFSRGSHHDMDAGTFMRSLFALRGYFVAIAAQGPTAQRFASLRQLGLSAEQAMGAATGGINTHRGAIFSLGLLVAHASRLYVQQGRPAPAEAVCADVARWRDDLLDAPVDPRSPGQRARALHGVAGVREQAAAGFPLLQEVGVPALRAALAHGLDPATAHVQTLMQLIAVADDLNLLHRGGREGLAFAQASAREFLASGGVHAAGWSARLRRLGQAFEQRRLSPGGSADLLACSVFLLMQERMP; this is translated from the coding sequence ATGAACGCGCTCGCGATCTCCTGCCCTTCCCCCCTTTCGCGCGCACCCGCGCACCGGCTGGGCCGCATGGCCATCGCCGCGCTGCACGCCGAGCTGGCGTGCAGTCCGAAACCCGGCCTGGTGACCCCCTTCAGTCGTGGCAGCCACCACGACATGGATGCCGGCACCTTCATGCGCAGCCTGTTCGCGCTGCGCGGATATTTCGTGGCGATTGCCGCACAGGGGCCCACCGCGCAGCGATTCGCGTCGCTGCGACAGCTCGGCCTCAGCGCGGAACAGGCGATGGGCGCAGCGACCGGCGGCATCAACACTCACCGCGGCGCCATCTTCAGCCTGGGCCTGCTGGTCGCACACGCATCGCGGCTGTACGTCCAACAGGGCCGCCCGGCGCCGGCCGAGGCGGTGTGCGCCGATGTTGCACGGTGGCGCGATGACCTGCTGGACGCCCCCGTGGACCCGCGCAGTCCGGGGCAGCGTGCGCGTGCCCTGCATGGCGTCGCCGGTGTCCGCGAACAAGCCGCCGCTGGATTTCCCCTGCTGCAGGAGGTTGGTGTGCCAGCGCTCCGCGCGGCCTTGGCCCACGGGCTGGATCCCGCAACCGCGCACGTGCAGACCCTGATGCAACTGATCGCAGTGGCGGACGACCTCAACCTGCTGCATCGCGGTGGGCGTGAGGGACTGGCGTTCGCGCAGGCGAGCGCACGGGAGTTCCTGGCCAGCGGTGGCGTCCATGCGGCGGGCTGGTCGGCACGCCTGCGGCGCCTCGGTCAGGCATTCGAGCAGCGCCGGTTGAGCCCGGGCGGCAGCGCAGACCTGCTTGCCTGCAGCGTGTTCCTGCTGATGCAGGAGCGCATGCCATGA
- the mdcG gene encoding malonate decarboxylase holo-[acyl-carrier-protein] synthase has translation MQRHDLAWIDPQAGFTALTPQAEARLRAWLQARLPVVIARRDPATDGDQLRLGVPLPLAEQRQRLALRAPRGAVLRHAPPPSLQAVLETCSGSWRAALHALHQHCSGRGLAPRVFGSHGWQAVTGREYVHPGSDLDLLWEVDDQHAATAICTLLQHWESVHRLRADGELRFAGGQAVNWREYASDAPRVLVKADAACWLATRDALGADACADRRQPA, from the coding sequence ATGCAGCGCCACGATCTGGCCTGGATCGACCCGCAGGCGGGCTTCACCGCGCTGACCCCGCAGGCCGAAGCCCGTCTGCGCGCCTGGTTGCAGGCACGGCTGCCGGTGGTCATTGCGCGACGTGATCCGGCAACCGATGGCGACCAGCTGCGGCTGGGCGTGCCATTGCCACTGGCCGAACAGCGCCAGCGCCTGGCCTTGCGCGCGCCGCGCGGTGCGGTCCTGCGCCACGCGCCGCCGCCGTCGCTGCAGGCGGTGCTGGAAACCTGCAGCGGCAGCTGGCGGGCCGCCCTGCACGCGCTGCATCAGCACTGCAGCGGGCGGGGGCTGGCACCGCGCGTGTTCGGCAGCCACGGCTGGCAGGCGGTCACCGGACGTGAGTACGTACATCCTGGCTCGGACCTCGACCTGCTGTGGGAGGTCGACGATCAGCACGCTGCGACAGCGATCTGCACGCTGTTGCAGCACTGGGAATCCGTGCATCGGCTGCGTGCCGACGGCGAACTGCGATTCGCCGGTGGACAGGCGGTGAACTGGCGCGAATACGCCAGCGATGCACCGCGGGTGCTGGTGAAGGCCGATGCGGCCTGCTGGCTGGCGACGCGCGACGCGCTGGGCGCAGATGCGTGCGCCGACAGGCGGCAGCCTGCATGA
- the mdcE gene encoding biotin-independent malonate decarboxylase subunit gamma, with amino-acid sequence MKLDQLLPALFPAGHAIARNDDVLTGTATTGVGEITVIGTANKLEVGVDHALALSACVLASTRAHPQRPIVMLVDTAGQRLARRDELLGINGCFAHLARSLELARRRGAPLISLVYGESVSGGFLSFGLMADRIFALPEAQVRVMDLRAMARVTKQPLEKLQALSTSSPVFAPGVDNYVRMGAVEAVWEGDLAVALEAALAAPPTRDLRRERGLQRGGRLLAHDVARAVAAGEA; translated from the coding sequence ATGAAGCTCGATCAGCTGCTGCCTGCCCTGTTCCCGGCCGGCCACGCCATTGCCCGCAACGATGACGTACTGACCGGAACCGCCACCACCGGCGTGGGCGAGATCACGGTCATCGGCACCGCCAACAAGCTCGAGGTGGGCGTTGATCACGCGCTGGCGCTGTCGGCCTGCGTCCTGGCCAGCACCCGTGCGCATCCGCAGCGCCCCATCGTGATGCTGGTCGATACGGCGGGCCAGCGGCTGGCGCGCCGCGATGAACTGCTGGGCATCAACGGGTGTTTCGCGCACCTCGCGCGCAGCCTGGAGCTCGCGCGTCGCCGCGGTGCGCCATTGATCAGCCTGGTGTATGGCGAATCCGTGAGTGGAGGATTCCTGTCCTTCGGCCTGATGGCGGACCGCATCTTCGCGCTTCCCGAGGCCCAGGTCCGGGTGATGGATCTGCGTGCGATGGCGCGGGTCACCAAGCAGCCGCTGGAGAAGCTGCAGGCGTTGAGCACCAGCTCCCCGGTGTTCGCGCCCGGCGTCGACAACTATGTGCGGATGGGCGCGGTGGAAGCGGTGTGGGAGGGCGATCTTGCGGTCGCGCTGGAAGCAGCGCTCGCCGCGCCACCGACCCGCGACCTGCGCCGCGAACGCGGCCTGCAACGCGGCGGACGCCTGCTGGCACACGACGTCGCCCGCGCCGTAGCGGCCGGCGAGGCCTGA